The Drosophila suzukii chromosome X, CBGP_Dsuzu_IsoJpt1.0, whole genome shotgun sequence DNA window GAATCTGCAGACCCACCATCACCCACATCCACATTCACTTTGTTGTCTATTTGATGTCTTAATGCGAACCACCCCCTGCTTACGATTTTCCCGCCCAGGCATACCGTTTTAATCAAATGGATTTTCCTTCTATTTCCCATCCAATTTTCCCCCGTGGCGGTACGGAAATAGACCTGCCGTACCAACCACCCACCCACTCGAGAGCGGCGACAACAGGAGCCACGATTTATTAGGTTCTTTCACGTCTGATCTCTGCCGGTATTAGCCGGCTATATGGTATAGCCCATGGTTGCCGGGCATTATTCTTGGAGGCATCGATGGCCTAATGTCATATACAACATTTCAGCGGCCCATATTTATTGCATCTCAAGTTGCCAGGATTTTGGATTCTAAAATTTATTAGATTAATTACAATACGTTGGCACGATTTAGAAAAATATACTATACGATTTATAAAACGTTTAATAAAAAACGTATGTAAATTTGTTCTCGATGCTTTAACAAGATTTtaaactttagaggtagtgcataaactaaaatattatatagTATAATACTATTTTTCAGAAAATAAGTACATATTTTACTTTACTCTTAAGTTAAGTTTActtacttaagatttttttctCCCATGTTAAGCTAAAAGTAGTTTTAACTTTagaaattttaaacaaatgaGCAGTCTAAAACCTACTTTAAATTTAACATGagaacaagaaaaaaaacccCTATTAGATGATACgattattttgattttatagCACGATTTTATGGCCACTAAACCTACATAAAATAACTGGGAACAGTTTTGAAAAAGAAACTCAGCTAAGACACACACCCTTAAAAGGTATTAAGATCAGCTAAAGTAAAATAATTGTCAAATACACATACAAATGTATTTTACTAAGTAAAATGTAAACAATGTTTTGAAAACAGATAATTGAAACGCACACTCATACGAAATGTTATATTATAAAATTCgtttaaaatgtaaatttgTCTACTATATCAGACAGCCTCACGCCAgagataaaaatattttcaatggacagcgatttttaaagaattcacGTAACAAGATTTTCCTCTAAAACTTACAAAATCGCTGCCCAAAGAGCAACCAGTTATCTTTTGTGCCTTTAGATACACTTTCCAATTTGTGAAAATTCTCCTCCATGGACCTTAGTTTCTTAAAACTTATGATTTCTGCTCTATATGTATGGATGcgaaaatttaaaaacgaAGTAACCAAGTCTAACTCAGTTTCGAAATATCGTAAATTTTCTAAAGTTTTGTGAAAAGTATGCCGTGACTTCACCGCTTCCCCATTTGCCTAGGCTGTGAACTTTTCAGGCTCATTCTATCAAAAGTATCCGTACAGACTAGTACATTTATTATCTGGTGTTTTATGTAAGATAAATTTTCAAGAATAATTTCGTAAATTTTATTTCGATAACATTTTTGTACTCGCACATATTTTTCGGTTCCAAATTTCACATTTACACTCCCAATGGTTTCATTCAACCGAAATGATTCgataaaatatatttcgtCGGAGCAGTCCAGTTCTGTTGAATCTATGATGTCGGGCAAAGATTCTCATAATTTTGACTCTCCTTGCTGCTCTAAGAACATCATCCGCACTTCGATCGATTGCCCGTTGATGGAGGAGCCTTCTTCCTCCTCAGGATCACTAAAGTCGGTCAGTGAGTTTCCTAAAAGCGACTCTTCTTCTTCGAAGGTCATGGTCCACCAACCGGTAGTCGAGGAAGAACCGGTGGTTAAGGAGAACGAGGAAGTTGTGGTTCCAAAAGTGGAAGCGAGCGTGGCATGCACTGCTCAGGGAAGTCCCTCCAACGTGGTGATCTCAGGAGCTGATGAAGAAACCAAGGACCTCGTCCTCAAGAATTCGCAAACCATGTCTGCCCCACCAACAGTCCCCCCTGTCATTCCTCATGTTCAATTGATTCGCATCTCATTAGTTCTTCCCATGGTTGTGAAGAAACCCCTATTTCGGTATTTTAAGGTGATACAAAACCAGAACGAAGGACTTAAAACGGGTAAATGGACGGTCACAAAGCAAACTGTCCTAGAACCTAACAGTCCGGAATACGACTGCAATGTCATCTACACGGAAGTAGAGAACCGGGTTACTGTGATATGTATCGACAAGGAGAGTGCAGAGTATTTAAAGAGAGCAAAAAGGATcaaatttatgttttggaAGCTCCCAATTAACTTCAAGCCCACGCTTTAGAGTTGAAAGCTTCTAATCAGTTGTCAATCCAGAGGGAGGTTTTTCTAATGAATTCTCGATGGTCTAATTCGAACGACTCGAGCCGTAAGTCCCTAATTCGAATGGGCATCGctcaataaaaaaaagaaaaaaacaaagttctcaatgggttttttttttgggatacAGTTTGGGTTTTCTTGGGACCACAGATGGGAAccgaatttaaaaattaaaagacgTACCCAACCatctaaaaaatttttaatcgCAGCATTCATTTAGAAGTTTTAACCGAATACTGTAATCGCCGCTAGTTGGCGCCCTGCAATCTCGGAAAGTCACTTTGCtgcatgcatatctccatctcccttgcTCCCCTTAAATTGAGTATCGGgcatctgatagtcgaggcacccGACTATAGCGCTCTTCCTTGTTTCCAAACATTTCCTAAAAAATATATCCTCttatattgaaaaaatatatttgtttttactcaaattaaaaaaaaatttactaTTACAGGAAAAAGTAAAATTTACGAACGGCCTcgaagtttaatattttttggcaATTAATTAACTAAAATGATACTTAAAAAACAACTAGTGGGGAATATACATTCTTCACTTCAAGTGATTCAACGAATAAAGTGCGACTTCTACTAATAACAAAATAtaggattaaaaaaaatactataaTAGAAGTGCATAAGTACAGCGGGacttaaaattataataaagaTATTATCATATCCTAAGATATtatcatacataaaaaaaaCTGGAGAAGATTTTTTTTGGCGGACACCTACTTCTTTAAACTtcatgaaaaaaaataatttattatcgTCGTAGCACAAATATGGAAGCTGAAAACATGCAAATGAAATAAAAGGATCATCGGCacactaaaataaataaccacACCAAACAGCATTATAAATGGTCTATTATTGGATGAGTATTTCAATTGCAATAAGTTAAACATTATGTAATCACCTCAAGGGGTAttattattcataaaaatctTTATAAATCTGTATTAAGTAACGAAGTCATTCAGGAAATTCTTCTTAAGGGTAAACAAGGAAACTAGGAATTATTCGAGAAATATCAGTgcaatattattaatattgatTCCTAGCTCCTAAGATTCATTCTTTTAGTGAACCGATTGCGAAAAGTAAGAGTCCTTTTCCTTACACATGGTTACATTTCCAATGTTACAAAAAGAAAACCCGCCTTAATCAACATTGAACTTTAatacacaaataaatacaGGAAGTTATGTAAATACAATACATATTCAGGATTAGCCTAGCGCGACGCTAGTCCCTGCAAGCGGGACCAAAACGGGTGCAATCAGTCTTCTTCAAATAACTACGGAAATTTGTGGGGTATCGTTTAAGCCTAAAAGAGAATTGTGCTACATAGATTTGGAAAGCAACTAGGGACTAAAACTGTTTAAGGATCTGTCTTCTCTAGACTGGGGGTCTAGAAACGCATGCGCTGCGGTCCCGGCGTGCGTTTGGGTGCCACTTCGTTGCCGTTGGTTGGCTGTTGGCGTTTCCTTGGTGTGtagctgctggtgctgctgctgcaagCTGGATCTTCCGATGATCTGGGGGAATTTACGTCAGTATTGGCCTCCTCTTGAGGTGCCTCCTCTGCCGGCCGAGCTCCTGGTTGCTCCTGCTCCAGCCCAGCAGTGGCAGGGGCAACGGCATCGGAGTTGGGATCGGGTGCCTCATCTTCCTCCTCGGCGTTCTCCTCTGTGAATAAAGTACGACGAACCCATCGTCGGCTGGTTGGTGGCGGTAGAGCGTCGTCGGCCTCATCGTCTGTGCTGGGATTATGGCGGGCATTGCCACGTCGTTGAATGGATATAGCAGTGGGTGGAGCCTCTAGAGTGGATCGGTTAAGGGAGCCTCTCAGGCCCCGATCgtagacagccagacagatcTCGATGCCGCGCATTCGACTACCGGGCAGTTGGGTGCTTCGATAGCCCAAAGTGAGGTGGACCGCGGATGACTCGCCCAGATCCATGCCGCCATAGCCATTATCCCGCTTTCTTAACCGTCCAACGGCCTCCACATATTTCAGGCTGTCCATGGGGTAGCTCGAGGGCCGAGGGGGCGTGATCAGGAACATGGGAAATTCTGGGGGTCCCGACTCGTCATCGCTCTCGGCACGCAGATGCAAAttggtggtggtcttgtcgcgCTCCTTCTGCTCATAGATGCGACGACGTTCCCGATCGAAGGACCTGCTGAATCGCTCCTGCAAGAGGACTTCGTCGCCAACACTAGGACAAGCCGCCTCGTCGAAAGCCTCGTGTTTATAGCGTCGTGTCACCTGGGTCCTCATAAATCCGGTTATGTCCTTGGCGCCCCGCACATTGCGGCTGTAGAAGTTGAGGATGCAATCCTCGGCCAGATCGCGCCGTATGGTGCCATCGTCCACGCCCCTGATGAACTCATGGACCACCTCCAAAGGCGTCATCTCTGGAAAATGTGCAAAGAGCAAGAGAATGCGATTCCTATTGATCAGCCATCTGTGTCCACATATATCCCGTCGATAACCACTCACCATGATCTCCTGGTATGTTCATTGCTTGCGTTGTAGCCTCCGGATGCGCCGATCATGCGGCTtcacttaaaaaatatagaaataatttacaaaataaaatacaacGACGTTGTTGATATGGAGAATGTTTTCGTTCTGGCTTCGTTTCGGCTATCGCTGCCTATCGGACTATCGGCTGGGCGATTTGAATTCCAGGGCCTGctaaatttgaatttcaatatCATTCGATAgaagtattttaaatatatacataatataaatatatacaaacttttttataacaaAAGCCTTTTAAGCGGTTAATATGAACCccaaatatatttgaaaaaatttgGAGCACTGaaaggttttttatttttttacagaATACCATTAACAAACGAAATATCGATACATTAGCGAAGTAGGGGAGTGCACTCGCTAAATGTGGAGAATGTACCCGCTAAGTGTAGAGAGGGATGGTGACCCGGTTAAGGCAAACCGGTTGCCTGCGACATTTTTCAACACTTTTGCGCATTTTTTAAACGCAACGCTCTTAACACCTTTATGTACCTTCCAGTATAAATGTTTGCCGTTAAAAGAATAAATCTCAAATATAGTTATTAGTTTGTGGGCTCTGTTAAGTTGGATATGATAATTTTTCAATAACCAAAAAcaagcaaaattaaaaagcGAACATTTCAAAAAACGTTAATTAAgtatgtttataaaaattaaatggtTCCCTCCTTcagaataataattttaatatcaATTGGCTCagcttatttttaaattcgaaatgcGAAATTTCCCCAGCAATTCAGCCAAGGTGATTCAGTGGGTAATTAACTTAATCATAATTTTGGGTCAGTAACATAGCCAATATGCAAGCTCGACCGTTTTTTTTCATCACACttcgtttatttattttgctattCGCAGACGTGATGACGGAGTTATTGAATGCCGGCGTATTTGAAATATGCAACCGGTTTTTGCACACTCAACGTTGCCTTAAAGGTTGATTGCTCCACAAACAGTAAATGAAAACCACACCTGAACACAGTGGAGTAAGAAGGTAAAATATTGTACAATAGATACGATTAAGGAGTTTGGAAGAAAATGAAATCTTATTGCAATAATTTCAATGAAGAACAACAAATATAATGCTTGttttcataaaatataatcTATTGTCCATGATATTATAAATTTAGATACAAATCTGACCTTAAAATCTGTTCTTTTTGCTATTTCTGTATTCTGAAAATCGCAAGTAAATCATTAATGTCAgaatacaaaatacaaattGCCTTGGTTGCTTTAAGAGCCCAGGTAATCGCCTTCCACTCTACCCAACTGACAAATCTCCTTGTGTGGCCCACTGTGCCCCTGGATCATTTGCATACAAAAGGGGATGAGTTGACAAACTGCTGGTGGCGGCGATAGAAGATTGCGGTTCCAGTCCCACGATCACAAAGGTTTAAGCCACTCGGAGGCATCCGAATCCGAGTCTGAAGTGGGTCACCATCCCATCACCTCCACATTGCCTTGCCCCGCAGGAGCACCCATACAAATGCGACAATTGAAAGACGTTCGCTATTAGCTGGTTCTTTGTTTGTTTAGTTTCATTGATATTTGCCAAAAAGCTTTATTGTATGGTAAATATAAATAGTTTAGTGGTTGTTTAGTCAATGGCAATTGCCATCATCATTCGTGTATACTATTGCGGGTGTATTGTGTGAATATCTGGGGGGAATCTGGTTATATCTATTCTATAGTATATAGCTGCACATTCATGCCAAGTTTCAGTTTCGGTTTCATTTAATTGCCATTTCAGACAATTTTGTTCCGCATGTTTATCTATAAAATGTTCCCGCTCTGCGCCATAAATTAATGGCAAACAGAGGCGGCGGATGGGCACGCACACGCCTCCAAAAGCGAATTATTGATATATTCCTTATGAATGCCATACATTATATGATAATTATCGTTAAAATACTCTTGCTCTAGCAGGAAATCGTTCGAAAATCGCTTTCGAGGGCGTGGGCGTTGCCTTGCAGACTTTTTCGAGTTTTTTTTCCTAGTTATAGGTTAAGTTAACAACAGTTTGGTGTTTCGTAGGGACTTAGCATCGATATAAGGGCTAGAACTTAGGGGATATTCGTTGTAAGCATACAGGGATGGTATTCGATTTGGGTTTTGACAATAGGGGTAACAATCGATGTTTCTCATTTACATTTAAACGTTTTTAATATACATCAATCTTAACCAATAGGgccaaaatacatttatttacaATAGTCAATAGTTAGTATCAAAATTACAATCTATGTTGGTGTAAAGTATTCGCTGCCTTTGTCTCAGTCATTCGATAATTTCATATTCGATTCGTTGCTTAGGATCAAGAAAAGAGTATAAACTACATGGGAAAAGAAAGCACTTTCCTCGTTGATTATGTAcaagtaaatatatatataaacattcGAATCCTACCAGCATCAGCATGACCGCTCTTTAGTACGGGGAGAATTACTTTTGGCCTGAACACTTTGGAAGTTCCACTACATCATAATACAAATGTTACTCACGCACGTTGAACGTGTAACTCGTCGTAACTCGAgcaataaattaatattaggtaattaaaaaaaaaattaattgtttaaataaaaataatgagAAATGATAATTGTACTGCTTTGTAGTTTCTGCGGTTTCAAGACctaaaatacataaaatacGTTTGGGATGGGGGGAATACAATACGGATTTGGCGCCACAGGCTTTATATAAACTGTTTAATCAAGCGCGCTTTCTTTTTTACCATTTAACCTTGATCGATCAGTATCGTTGAACTGTTGATGATCAATTTCATTGTTTCCGCGTctcagtgtgtgtgtgttctgTTTATGCTTTTGAGTAAATAAATTTTGGTTTGTTTACTCTagacataaaaaaaaacatttaaaaaatttttccATTGAAAAAGATCATGCGGCAAACATAAAAATAGTTCTAGTCAGCATTGTTATTCCAGTttttaagtaaaaataaaaaaaaaaaacaaaaaaagcgATTGGGCAATGGAAAATGTCAAACACACACATAAAAAAACTGGATGCAAGCAGTGTCAAGTGAATGGAAATCGGGGAATTCAAATCTGAATCAGCTAATTTAAATGTTAAACATCCGATATGAATGTGCATGTGTGTCGGCTGTTTTTCTCACACTTGAGATTTGAGTCAGAAAAAGCAGAGCAGCGATCTTAACTAAACAGCAACAAAAGTGCCTCAACAGAGAATTCCTTGTGGTTGCCACACACACATAGATTTTCTgtagatttttgtttttgtatatTGTTGCTTGGAAGAAAGAGCcaaagcaacaacaatagcaaTCTTTTGTTTTGTCTTTTTTGAATTCCTGTTTGGCTGCACATTCCAGTTCCAGGCATTTCGCAACACTGACCAGAGTGTCCAATTAGAACGTGTTAATGTGACCCGAACTGCTCTACCGTTATTCTGCTTTTACTGCTTCTCGCAATGAAGATGAGCTGCGCTGCTGAtaataatgatgatgatgatggtgatggCGATGATGATGAATAAAATAATACGTTTCTTTTGTGCTGGCTCAAATTGATGTTGAATACTGGCGTATACTGAGTACTTTCTGTTCCACAGCGGTTGTTGGCCGATTTCAAAATCACGCGCAAGACGCTTACACACACACGCGCGCAATTAGCTGGTCAGCAGCTcggcttttgttgttgctgcgaTTGCGCAAGTGTGTGCCTCTCTCGCCGCGAAACTCCAGCTTTTTGTTCgttttggtttttcttttttttttcttgagcTGCCCATTGCCATTATTTCGCTCGTTCGAGGTCTGGACTTTTGTATCCGGGGCCTGACTTTCGCATTGTCGCTCCGCGTCTCAGTTGTCTGCAAAAAACGAAAGAAAGAGGCACAAATAAGTACAACTTTTTTATATGATGTGCGTTGTGCATACGCACAAGTACAGTGCGCTCAAAATATTAGCACCAGGAAGCAGTGTTGGAAAGGGCACTAGTATCTTGTACCTTCTGCTTCATTGAAGAAAACGATTTTAATGCACTTTTCTAGAATTTAGTTTTAACAATAAACTTAACATATTGAAAGGGATGGACTAACTCatgtttgtaatattatttaatactaATTTAAGAATATTAAATTCTTTGTTAAAATCGGTAATCGACTGTCATAAATCGGAAAAAATGTACTATCCCAACAGACATCATCAAAAGAGGCACGGATAAAGAGGCCCAAgataaaattttgttttttttcaacTATCTTGGCTGGAACATCTGCGGATTGCTCATAATCTTTCGAGAAAGAAAAGCAACGCGTAATCAGAATTCCgagatttattttgtttttcagtTCTTGGTAAAAGATGCCGAATGCGATATGATTTGAAGTGTGAAACTACTGGTTAATGGAATTCTTAGCATTTGCAAATCGCAATGTTATGTTTAAAAGAACATGTTTATAAGacactaaaaataaaatagctAACACAAAGTGAGAGAAAAAATGCgtagaaattaaatttaatgcgatgaataatttgttttatttcttGAATATTTCAGAGCTATAACATCAACCGCAACTGTGACTGCATGACAACAATACACTCCCCTTCCTTTTTTTCGCCTCCGACAAGGAATCAGATGACGACCAACGTTGCAggcacaaattaaaaaaataatgccCTGCGTAAAATGTAAATGGGCCACAGTGCAATTATAAGTTGAAAAACTGCAGAACgttcaaattaaaaattgccGCTAAACTCAAATTAACGCAAAGCATGTGTGCGTGTGCGATTGCGATTGCGTCTGGAGATGGACACTTGGCATTCTTACAGCGAAATTTGTGCTAATTTGTGGAAAATTCAACAGGAAGGAATTCATTAGGCTGTCAAGTGGTTAAACGTTAATGTGCATGAAAAACTAGCCAGATAAAAGCTGACCCAGAAAGAAACTCCAAAGTGTTGACCTCTTTCAGCAGATTAGATAACTCACAACGCATCAGCAGTGGCTCATGTTTCGCTTTTGACGGTTCAGTTTTTAGGGTAAGTCACGTTCGACAGTAAGTGAGAATTATCTgcgtttttaaaaaaaatttaagctAATCGGAATTCCGTCGACAATGACCATATGTAGCTCTATAATTACCAGcagtattattattttataaatactttatttcTGTTAATTATGACAAACAATTAAATGTTGGGCATCAAATATAAAGTTCACTAAATGGTTAATAGAACAATAAACGAAATTGAAAAGTTCtgacgggtataaaaagtggagCCCAAGCGTAGCCAAGCTATTAGTTTTCATAACAAGCTAGTACATTTATATGTAGTTTTACGCTATTTGATCATCATGATTACCGACCTACACAAGATAATCAGGGAAATGACTAGTTAAAGAAAGTGATTTTTAGTGATCCGAGAAGTAATTGTAGGGGAACTTTCGTTTTTgctttataaaaatgtttaagatGTTGGATATGATTTATCATGAAACATCCGATTTAGAATAACAGTTTAAATCGATAGTTTTCCTAACATTTCTTCTGCGACGCTATAATTCCCAAGTGGTTCTAGCTGAGTCACTTAACATTTTCGATGGTAATGATCAAGTGTGATGATCATTCCTTAAATTATGACACGTCGAATTCCattgataaaataaataaatgaatatttttCGTACGTTTTCCTGTGCCATTGTGCATCCGTGCAATTTCGTTGACAAACGAGGAGCGCACCCTGCAGCTCCATTTTTGCACCGTCGTGTTGTGATGAGCGTGACGGGGACACGCTGCTCTGGGATTATGCAGATGAACACAAATGGCACAGCAGCTGCAGTTGCAGTGGCATTTTCAGTTGCATTTTCGGTTGCAACACACGCACCACACTCGCATGCAGGTCACAGTTTTAAGGCAACTGGTTTTGAGTCTTATTGCGTGCGAGCCACAATTTCAGGGGCCAGGCCAAATAACTCGGTTGCATAATCCCCGGAATGGGCCCTTGGGCCAAAAACCCagtgtttgttttgttttctctttCGTTGGGCAAAACCTCAGATTCGGCTTCGGACACACAGTCATCTGTTTCCCCTGGCGGACGCggatccaaaaaaaataataataaatgacGCGATCAGGGCCCGAAAATAAAAGtaacaaacaaaacaacacGAGGGCAAAGAAATACAGTCGTACAACAATAACTGGTACTTTGTGACCAGGTGTCACACTCAAAAGGGACACATTCTGATATAACTACATGTATACCTACGAACCTATGAAATCCAATGTTCTTTgtatcaaaaatattattattataaatacatatattagaacaaaaataaaagtatttaaaattgtttcgATCATATTGCCTTCTAAAGTTAATATCACATTAAGGGGTACACCTtctaaagttaaaaaaaaaaaacttctaataaaatgttttagcCTACCCTCAAAGGAATTGGAAACTTGTTAGAATCATTTTTAGTTCTTAAGGTTAAatgttaaatatatattactatATAAGAACAAatcaaaaatcatttaaaattgtttcGGTTATATAATATCGCTTTAAGGCTCACCACCTTAAGTCTTTCAAACTATTAAAAAAGGTTCTTTGCCCTAAAGAGAACTTGAAACGTGCGATAATGATATTTAGATCCATAGgtcaaatataaaatataaatacaattataaaaacaaaactaaaataaaattaaaattgtttcgATCAAATAATATCATCATCTTAGAtgaaaaaactatttaaataagTTCCTACATTTACCTAAAGAGAACTTGAAACGTGTGGTAATGATATTTAGTTTTACAggttaaatataaaatataaatacatttataagaaccaaacaaacattttttataattgttttgaTCAAACAATACCGCCATCTTTGTTTAAAGaaaaccattaaaaaaaagttcttACACCTACCCAAAGAGAACTTGAAAAGTGTGATAATGATATTTAGTTTTACAGGTTGATATCCACTTTCCAGACCGGCACTTCCTTTATCGCTCTGAGCTCAGATTTGTTTAGATAGATTGTGTGTTGGCTATATTTGTTTGCCAGTTTCGAGGACCGACTGTATGTAATTTACGTTGGATCATTTGGGATGTGTCAAAACCACTT harbors:
- the LOC139353358 gene encoding uncharacterized protein, whose translation is MVHQPVVEEEPVVKENEEVVVPKVEASVACTAQGSPSNVVISGADEETKDLVLKNSQTMSAPPTVPPVIPHVQLIRISLVLPMVVKKPLFRYFKVIQNQNEGLKTGKWTVTKQTVLEPNSPEYDCNVIYTEVENRVTVICIDKESAEYLKRAKRIKFMFWKLPINFKPTL
- the rux gene encoding cell cycle negative regulator roughex; the encoded protein is MNIPGDHEMTPLEVVHEFIRGVDDGTIRRDLAEDCILNFYSRNVRGAKDITGFMRTQVTRRYKHEAFDEAACPSVGDEVLLQERFSRSFDRERRRIYEQKERDKTTTNLHLRAESDDESGPPEFPMFLITPPRPSSYPMDSLKYVEAVGRLRKRDNGYGGMDLGESSAVHLTLGYRSTQLPGSRMRGIEICLAVYDRGLRGSLNRSTLEAPPTAISIQRRGNARHNPSTDDEADDALPPPTSRRWVRRTLFTEENAEEEDEAPDPNSDAVAPATAGLEQEQPGARPAEEAPQEEANTDVNSPRSSEDPACSSSTSSYTPRKRQQPTNGNEVAPKRTPGPQRMRF